Genomic window (Spirosoma sp. KCTC 42546):
CTGGCCTATACTGGCCCCCAGCGTGAGCAACACTACACACAAAGCAGACAATCCTATAGCTGTAAATCGATTCATAATCCGTTTAACGATTTACACTAGAAAAGCAAAGCGGTTTGGTTATCTACGCTTGCTGATCTACACGGATGAGTCTTGTTTAGGCTTCACCCGCATAAGTTTAATATTACTAGGGCGGGTTAGTACGAGTGGAACATCTTCAGTAATAACATTGCTGGTATCCAATCCATAGGCCGCCTGGGGCGACAAGGCAATGTATTTGAGTAGAAAATAGCCATTCATAATCACCTGCGAACTCACAGGAAGGTCATTTTCATAGGACAGAAAGGATCGAAACAGGACAAACCGAAAATCGCCCGGTACCCGATGTGTATTCAACGATTGGTAGCGGCTATCGATGGTTACTTCCTTGTTTTTCACCATGTCTTCTACCACCATTCGGAAGAGAAGGTTGATGCGCGGCTGCACCCGGAAACCCAGATAAAACGTAATGAAATACGCATCCTCATGAGCCAGTGTATCTACCTTGTAGCGCATTACATAGGGTTCGTCTTCTACGTTTACATGCAGGAACCAGTAAATATCTGCTCGTTTAGGAGCGCGATTCAGAATAGAGTACAGGGTTTCTGACTCAATTTTACGAGCGTCTTCGGCTGTTGTCAAGTAAACCAAATGGGTAGCAAATTTGGGAATATCCAAATCGTTACTCAACTTTTTCAGGAGTGGCAGATTGTCGGGCAGGGAATCGTATTGAATAAGTCTTGCCTTCAGGTCTTCCCCCCGTTGCCAGAATAACATCATGGCCATGAGCAACAACCCCATCGTGATCGAAATCCAGCCGCCCTCTTCAAACTTCACCAGGTTGGCACTTAGAAAGGTGGTTTCAACGGTCAGAAATATGCCGGTAATGAGCACAATCAGGAAGGTGTTTACACGCTTTACACGCAGATAGGTACTCATCAGCACCGTACTCATCAGCATGGTTAGCGTAACGGCCAGGCCAAAAGCAGCTTCCATATTTTTGGATTCGCGGAAGTGCAGAACCATCAGAATACAGCCCGTCATAAGGCCCCAGTTGACGAACGGCACATAGAGTTGCCCACGGAAATCGGACGGATAGACGACGCTTTGGCGGGGCCACAAATTCAATCGCATGGCCTCCCCCACCAGCGTGAATGAACCACTAATTAGCGCCTGCGAAGCAATGATAGTAGCCAAAGTAGCTAGTCCAATGCTGAACACAACCAACGGAGCCGGTACAATGGAATAAAATGGGCTGGTTTCGCCAATCTGCTTCCCCAGGTGTTGCATCATCCAGGCCGATTGCCCCGCATAAGACAGCAACAGCGTTAGTTTAACGTACCCCCAGCTAGCCCGAATATTACCGCGCCCGCAGTGCCCCATGTCGGAGTAAAGGGCTTCGGCTCCGGTGGTGCAGAGAAATACGCCCCCGAGCAACCAAAATCCACCTGGGTACTCCATCAACAGCCGAAACGCCCAGACTGGATTCACGGCCTTCAGAACAGAGGGTTGATGCAATAAAGCCAGGAAACCAATA
Coding sequences:
- a CDS encoding KUP/HAK/KT family potassium transporter, whose amino-acid sequence is MSTSHSSLNKVSAQGLLVAIGIVFGDIGTSPLYTLAAVMRGKDLSDTLVLGTLSCVIWTLTLQTTIKYVIITLQADNKGEGGIFSLYTLVRRFTGKWLLYPAVIGGSFLLADGLITPPISVSSAIEGLLIFYPNLDTVPIVIGILIALFVSQQFGTQQLGKLFGPIMLVWFTFIGVIGFLALLHQPSVLKAVNPVWAFRLLMEYPGGFWLLGGVFLCTTGAEALYSDMGHCGRGNIRASWGYVKLTLLLSYAGQSAWMMQHLGKQIGETSPFYSIVPAPLVVFSIGLATLATIIASQALISGSFTLVGEAMRLNLWPRQSVVYPSDFRGQLYVPFVNWGLMTGCILMVLHFRESKNMEAAFGLAVTLTMLMSTVLMSTYLRVKRVNTFLIVLITGIFLTVETTFLSANLVKFEEGGWISITMGLLLMAMMLFWQRGEDLKARLIQYDSLPDNLPLLKKLSNDLDIPKFATHLVYLTTAEDARKIESETLYSILNRAPKRADIYWFLHVNVEDEPYVMRYKVDTLAHEDAYFITFYLGFRVQPRINLLFRMVVEDMVKNKEVTIDSRYQSLNTHRVPGDFRFVLFRSFLSYENDLPVSSQVIMNGYFLLKYIALSPQAAYGLDTSNVITEDVPLVLTRPSNIKLMRVKPKQDSSV